Genomic DNA from Ruminococcus sp. OA3:
AAAATGGTTGCAGAATTCGCTGAGAACGAAGTGAAACCGATTGCTGCAGAAATTGATGTCACAGAAAAATTCCCAATGGAAAATGTACAGAAGCTTTTCCGTTATGGCGTTATGGGAATGAACATGCCTAAAGAATACGGCGGAGCAGGAGCTGATGATGTTGCCTATGCAATGGCAGTGGAAGAGCTCGCAAAGAAATGCGCGGCGACAGCTGTAATCGTTGCGGCTCATAACTCACTTGCATGCTGGCCGATCCTGAAATTCGGCACAGAGGAGCAGAAGAAAAAATATCTGACTCAGATGACAAGCGGTACGATCGGTGCTTTCTGTCTGACAGAGCCTGAAGCAGGTACAGATGCAGCGGCACAGCAGACAACAGCTGTTCTTGACGGCGATCACTATGTGCTGAATGGCAACAAGATCTTTATCACAAACGGTGGTGTTGCAGATATCTTTGTTGTATTTGCAATGACGGATCCTTCCAAGGGGACAAGGGGCATCTCTGCGTTTATCGTTGAGTCTTCATATCCTGGATTCTCCCGCGGTCAGGTGGAAGATAAGATGGGAATCCGCGCTTCTTCTACAACAGAGATTGTTTTTGAAGACTGTATTGTTCCGAAGGAGAATCTGCTCGGCGTAGAAGGAAAAGGCTACAATGTTGCCATGGCTACACTGGACGGCGGACGTATCGGTATTGCCGCTCAGGCTCTCGGTATTGCACAGGGCGCACAGGATGAGCTGGTATCATATGTACAGCAGAGAGTTCAGTTTGGCAAACCGCTTTCCAAATTCCAGAATACACAGTTCCAGATTGCCGATATGGAAGCCCGTATCTGCGCAGCGCGCTGGCTGGTATATGACGCTGCGAGCAGAAAGTACTTAAGCTCCCAGGGACAGAAAATTTCTTATGGAAAAGAATCTGCTATGGCTAAGTTATTTGCTGCTGAGACAGCGATGGCCGTTACAACGAAAGTTGTTCAGCTCCATGGTGGTTACGGATATATCAAAGAATACCCGGTTGAGCGTATGATGAGAGACGCTAAGATCACAGAGATCTATGAGGGAACATCAGAAGTTCAGAGAATGGTAATCGCTAAAAACGTAATCAAATAAACAGGAGGAAAGATAATCATGAAAATAATTGTTTGTGTAAAACAGGTACCAGATACCTCCGGCAAACTCGCAGTAAATCCTGACGGAACACTGAACCGGGCTTCCATGGAGACGATCACAAATCCTGATGACCTGAATGCTGTTGAGGCAGCACTGAAATTAAAA
This window encodes:
- a CDS encoding acyl-CoA dehydrogenase yields the protein MNFQLTKEQELVRKMVAEFAENEVKPIAAEIDVTEKFPMENVQKLFRYGVMGMNMPKEYGGAGADDVAYAMAVEELAKKCAATAVIVAAHNSLACWPILKFGTEEQKKKYLTQMTSGTIGAFCLTEPEAGTDAAAQQTTAVLDGDHYVLNGNKIFITNGGVADIFVVFAMTDPSKGTRGISAFIVESSYPGFSRGQVEDKMGIRASSTTEIVFEDCIVPKENLLGVEGKGYNVAMATLDGGRIGIAAQALGIAQGAQDELVSYVQQRVQFGKPLSKFQNTQFQIADMEARICAARWLVYDAASRKYLSSQGQKISYGKESAMAKLFAAETAMAVTTKVVQLHGGYGYIKEYPVERMMRDAKITEIYEGTSEVQRMVIAKNVIK